A single genomic interval of Sceloporus undulatus isolate JIND9_A2432 ecotype Alabama chromosome 2, SceUnd_v1.1, whole genome shotgun sequence harbors:
- the ATF1 gene encoding cyclic AMP-dependent transcription factor ATF-1 isoform X2, which yields MGESEPPWRGLGLRCCQRLLPLAEGHFLLLLLLLQLLWAQRDHEAEATPRRKAAQGTPRQRHPTHTSSLCGGGRPGPGPKGPLHTRLFRPACLGIIKRFSGRVWKKHTKTVTIQQLPHKQHRYKMSLRGPTPLAAFTKSVHLCGDQVQGVIHAAQTSSVIHSPQGQSVQVSLSESEDSQDSSDSIDSSQKARGILARRPSYRKILNDLSSEDTHARKGDEANVSTVTSMSVSTPVYQTSTGQYIAIAPNGPLQLNSLGAESMQGLQAITNAGGTPLLQYMQTSDGQQILVPSNQVVVQTASGDMQTYQIRSTPTTTSLPQTVVMTSPVSLTSQSAKTDDPQLKREIRLMKNREAARECRRKKKEYVKCLENRVAVLENQNKTLIEELKTLKDLYCHKNV from the exons ATGGGAGAGAGCGAGCCTCCCTGGCGGGGCCTAGGCCTGCGATGCTGCCAGAGGCTGCTCCCGCTTGCTGAgggccacttcctcctcctcctcctcctcctccagctcctgtGGGCGCAGCGAGACCACGAGGCCGAGGCGACGCCG AGACGGAAGGCAGCCCAAGGGACTCCCAGGCAAAGACACCCCACACACACCTCCAGCCTCTGCGGAGGAGGAAGACCTGGCCCTGGACCCAAAGGGCCTCTGCACACACGGCTTTTTAGGCCTGCATGCCTGGGTATTATAAAGCGTTTTTCAG GCAGAGTATGGAAGAAGCACACAAAAACAGTAACAATTCAGCAGCTTCCCCACAAACAGCATCGTTACAAG ATGTCCCTTAGAGGTCCAACTCCTTTGGCAGCTTTCACAAAATCTGTGCACCTTTGTGGTGATCAAGTCCAGGGAGTCATTCATGCAGCTCAGACCTCCTCTGTCATTCACTCACCACAAGGGCAATCAGTGCAG gTGTCTTTGTCAGAGAGTGAGGATTCGCAAGATTCCTCAGATAGTATAGACTCTTCACAGAAAGCCAGAGGTATTCTAGCACGCCGTCCATCTTACAG aaaaATTTTGAATGATCTTTCTTCTGAAGATACACATGCTAGGAAAGGAGATGAGGCAAATGTCTCTACTGTCACATCTATGTCTGTCTCTACACCTGTTTACCAGACCAGCACTGGACAATACA TTGCCATTGCCCCAAATGGACCATTACAGCTAAACAGCCTGGGTGCAGAGAGTATGCAGGGTTTGCAGGCAATTACAAATGCTGGTGGGACTCCACTATTGCAGTACATGCAAACATCTGATGGTCAACAGATACTTGTGCCAAGCAACCAGGTAGTAGTGCAAA CAGCATCAGGTGACATGCAGACATACCAGATACGGAGTACACCAACCACCACTTCCCTCCCCCAGACTGTGGTAATGACATCTCCTGTCTCCTTGACATCGCAGTCAGCCAAGACAGATGATCCACAATTGAAACGAGAAATAAGGCTGATGAAAAACAG AGAAGCTGCTCGTGAGTGCCGTAGAAAGAAGAAGGAATACGTCAAATGTCTTGAAAATCGAGTTGCTGTTCTTGAAAACCAGAATAAAACTCTAATTGAAGAACTAAAAACATTGAAAGATCTTTACTGCCATAAAAATGTGTAA
- the ATF1 gene encoding cyclic AMP-dependent transcription factor ATF-1 isoform X6, translating into MEEAHKNSNNSAASPQTASLQGTTLQATQLSRVSQQMSLRGPTPLAAFTKSVHLCGDQVQGVIHAAQTSSVIHSPQGQSVQVSLSESEDSQDSSDSIDSSQKARGILARRPSYRKILNDLSSEDTHARKGDEANVSTVTSMSVSTPVYQTSTGQYIAIAPNGPLQLNSLGAESMQGLQAITNAGGTPLLQYMQTSDGQQILVPSNQVVVQTASGDMQTYQIRSTPTTTSLPQTVVMTSPVSLTSQSAKTDDPQLKREIRLMKNREAARECRRKKKEYVKCLENRVAVLENQNKTLIEELKTLKDLYCHKNV; encoded by the exons ATGGAAGAAGCACACAAAAACAGTAACAATTCAGCAGCTTCCCCACAAACAGCATCGTTACAAGGTACCACTCTCCAGGCAACTCAGCTTTCTCGTGTTTCTCAACAG ATGTCCCTTAGAGGTCCAACTCCTTTGGCAGCTTTCACAAAATCTGTGCACCTTTGTGGTGATCAAGTCCAGGGAGTCATTCATGCAGCTCAGACCTCCTCTGTCATTCACTCACCACAAGGGCAATCAGTGCAG gTGTCTTTGTCAGAGAGTGAGGATTCGCAAGATTCCTCAGATAGTATAGACTCTTCACAGAAAGCCAGAGGTATTCTAGCACGCCGTCCATCTTACAG aaaaATTTTGAATGATCTTTCTTCTGAAGATACACATGCTAGGAAAGGAGATGAGGCAAATGTCTCTACTGTCACATCTATGTCTGTCTCTACACCTGTTTACCAGACCAGCACTGGACAATACA TTGCCATTGCCCCAAATGGACCATTACAGCTAAACAGCCTGGGTGCAGAGAGTATGCAGGGTTTGCAGGCAATTACAAATGCTGGTGGGACTCCACTATTGCAGTACATGCAAACATCTGATGGTCAACAGATACTTGTGCCAAGCAACCAGGTAGTAGTGCAAA CAGCATCAGGTGACATGCAGACATACCAGATACGGAGTACACCAACCACCACTTCCCTCCCCCAGACTGTGGTAATGACATCTCCTGTCTCCTTGACATCGCAGTCAGCCAAGACAGATGATCCACAATTGAAACGAGAAATAAGGCTGATGAAAAACAG AGAAGCTGCTCGTGAGTGCCGTAGAAAGAAGAAGGAATACGTCAAATGTCTTGAAAATCGAGTTGCTGTTCTTGAAAACCAGAATAAAACTCTAATTGAAGAACTAAAAACATTGAAAGATCTTTACTGCCATAAAAATGTGTAA
- the ATF1 gene encoding cyclic AMP-dependent transcription factor ATF-1 isoform X5, with translation MPGYYKAFFRQSMEEAHKNSNNSAASPQTASLQGTTLQATQLSRVSQQMSLRGPTPLAAFTKSVHLCGDQVQGVIHAAQTSSVIHSPQGQSVQVSLSESEDSQDSSDSIDSSQKARGILARRPSYRKILNDLSSEDTHARKGDEANVSTVTSMSVSTPVYQTSTGQYIAIAPNGPLQLNSLGAESMQGLQAITNAGGTPLLQYMQTSDGQQILVPSNQVVVQTASGDMQTYQIRSTPTTTSLPQTVVMTSPVSLTSQSAKTDDPQLKREIRLMKNREAARECRRKKKEYVKCLENRVAVLENQNKTLIEELKTLKDLYCHKNV, from the exons ATGCCTGGGTATTATAAAGCGTTTTTCAG GCAGAGTATGGAAGAAGCACACAAAAACAGTAACAATTCAGCAGCTTCCCCACAAACAGCATCGTTACAAGGTACCACTCTCCAGGCAACTCAGCTTTCTCGTGTTTCTCAACAG ATGTCCCTTAGAGGTCCAACTCCTTTGGCAGCTTTCACAAAATCTGTGCACCTTTGTGGTGATCAAGTCCAGGGAGTCATTCATGCAGCTCAGACCTCCTCTGTCATTCACTCACCACAAGGGCAATCAGTGCAG gTGTCTTTGTCAGAGAGTGAGGATTCGCAAGATTCCTCAGATAGTATAGACTCTTCACAGAAAGCCAGAGGTATTCTAGCACGCCGTCCATCTTACAG aaaaATTTTGAATGATCTTTCTTCTGAAGATACACATGCTAGGAAAGGAGATGAGGCAAATGTCTCTACTGTCACATCTATGTCTGTCTCTACACCTGTTTACCAGACCAGCACTGGACAATACA TTGCCATTGCCCCAAATGGACCATTACAGCTAAACAGCCTGGGTGCAGAGAGTATGCAGGGTTTGCAGGCAATTACAAATGCTGGTGGGACTCCACTATTGCAGTACATGCAAACATCTGATGGTCAACAGATACTTGTGCCAAGCAACCAGGTAGTAGTGCAAA CAGCATCAGGTGACATGCAGACATACCAGATACGGAGTACACCAACCACCACTTCCCTCCCCCAGACTGTGGTAATGACATCTCCTGTCTCCTTGACATCGCAGTCAGCCAAGACAGATGATCCACAATTGAAACGAGAAATAAGGCTGATGAAAAACAG AGAAGCTGCTCGTGAGTGCCGTAGAAAGAAGAAGGAATACGTCAAATGTCTTGAAAATCGAGTTGCTGTTCTTGAAAACCAGAATAAAACTCTAATTGAAGAACTAAAAACATTGAAAGATCTTTACTGCCATAAAAATGTGTAA
- the ATF1 gene encoding cyclic AMP-dependent transcription factor ATF-1 isoform X8, whose protein sequence is MSLRGPTPLAAFTKSVHLCGDQVQGVIHAAQTSSVIHSPQGQSVQVSLSESEDSQDSSDSIDSSQKARGILARRPSYRKILNDLSSEDTHARKGDEANVSTVTSMSVSTPVYQTSTGQYIAIAPNGPLQLNSLGAESMQGLQAITNAGGTPLLQYMQTSDGQQILVPSNQVVVQTASGDMQTYQIRSTPTTTSLPQTVVMTSPVSLTSQSAKTDDPQLKREIRLMKNREAARECRRKKKEYVKCLENRVAVLENQNKTLIEELKTLKDLYCHKNV, encoded by the exons ATGTCCCTTAGAGGTCCAACTCCTTTGGCAGCTTTCACAAAATCTGTGCACCTTTGTGGTGATCAAGTCCAGGGAGTCATTCATGCAGCTCAGACCTCCTCTGTCATTCACTCACCACAAGGGCAATCAGTGCAG gTGTCTTTGTCAGAGAGTGAGGATTCGCAAGATTCCTCAGATAGTATAGACTCTTCACAGAAAGCCAGAGGTATTCTAGCACGCCGTCCATCTTACAG aaaaATTTTGAATGATCTTTCTTCTGAAGATACACATGCTAGGAAAGGAGATGAGGCAAATGTCTCTACTGTCACATCTATGTCTGTCTCTACACCTGTTTACCAGACCAGCACTGGACAATACA TTGCCATTGCCCCAAATGGACCATTACAGCTAAACAGCCTGGGTGCAGAGAGTATGCAGGGTTTGCAGGCAATTACAAATGCTGGTGGGACTCCACTATTGCAGTACATGCAAACATCTGATGGTCAACAGATACTTGTGCCAAGCAACCAGGTAGTAGTGCAAA CAGCATCAGGTGACATGCAGACATACCAGATACGGAGTACACCAACCACCACTTCCCTCCCCCAGACTGTGGTAATGACATCTCCTGTCTCCTTGACATCGCAGTCAGCCAAGACAGATGATCCACAATTGAAACGAGAAATAAGGCTGATGAAAAACAG AGAAGCTGCTCGTGAGTGCCGTAGAAAGAAGAAGGAATACGTCAAATGTCTTGAAAATCGAGTTGCTGTTCTTGAAAACCAGAATAAAACTCTAATTGAAGAACTAAAAACATTGAAAGATCTTTACTGCCATAAAAATGTGTAA
- the ATF1 gene encoding cyclic AMP-dependent transcription factor ATF-1 isoform X4 produces MGESEPPWRGLGLRCCQRLLPLAEGHFLLLLLLLQLLWAQRDHEAEATPMSLRGPTPLAAFTKSVHLCGDQVQGVIHAAQTSSVIHSPQGQSVQVSLSESEDSQDSSDSIDSSQKARGILARRPSYRKILNDLSSEDTHARKGDEANVSTVTSMSVSTPVYQTSTGQYIAIAPNGPLQLNSLGAESMQGLQAITNAGGTPLLQYMQTSDGQQILVPSNQVVVQTASGDMQTYQIRSTPTTTSLPQTVVMTSPVSLTSQSAKTDDPQLKREIRLMKNREAARECRRKKKEYVKCLENRVAVLENQNKTLIEELKTLKDLYCHKNV; encoded by the exons ATGGGAGAGAGCGAGCCTCCCTGGCGGGGCCTAGGCCTGCGATGCTGCCAGAGGCTGCTCCCGCTTGCTGAgggccacttcctcctcctcctcctcctcctccagctcctgtGGGCGCAGCGAGACCACGAGGCCGAGGCGACGCCG ATGTCCCTTAGAGGTCCAACTCCTTTGGCAGCTTTCACAAAATCTGTGCACCTTTGTGGTGATCAAGTCCAGGGAGTCATTCATGCAGCTCAGACCTCCTCTGTCATTCACTCACCACAAGGGCAATCAGTGCAG gTGTCTTTGTCAGAGAGTGAGGATTCGCAAGATTCCTCAGATAGTATAGACTCTTCACAGAAAGCCAGAGGTATTCTAGCACGCCGTCCATCTTACAG aaaaATTTTGAATGATCTTTCTTCTGAAGATACACATGCTAGGAAAGGAGATGAGGCAAATGTCTCTACTGTCACATCTATGTCTGTCTCTACACCTGTTTACCAGACCAGCACTGGACAATACA TTGCCATTGCCCCAAATGGACCATTACAGCTAAACAGCCTGGGTGCAGAGAGTATGCAGGGTTTGCAGGCAATTACAAATGCTGGTGGGACTCCACTATTGCAGTACATGCAAACATCTGATGGTCAACAGATACTTGTGCCAAGCAACCAGGTAGTAGTGCAAA CAGCATCAGGTGACATGCAGACATACCAGATACGGAGTACACCAACCACCACTTCCCTCCCCCAGACTGTGGTAATGACATCTCCTGTCTCCTTGACATCGCAGTCAGCCAAGACAGATGATCCACAATTGAAACGAGAAATAAGGCTGATGAAAAACAG AGAAGCTGCTCGTGAGTGCCGTAGAAAGAAGAAGGAATACGTCAAATGTCTTGAAAATCGAGTTGCTGTTCTTGAAAACCAGAATAAAACTCTAATTGAAGAACTAAAAACATTGAAAGATCTTTACTGCCATAAAAATGTGTAA
- the ATF1 gene encoding cyclic AMP-dependent transcription factor ATF-1 isoform X3, whose amino-acid sequence MGESEPPWRGLGLRCCQRLLPLAEGHFLLLLLLLQLLWAQRDHEAEATPRRKAAQGTPRQRHPTHTSSLCGGGRPGPGPKGPLHTRLFRPACLGIIKRFSERFRQSMEEAHKNSNNSAASPQTASLQGTTLQATQLSRVSQQVSLSESEDSQDSSDSIDSSQKARGILARRPSYRKILNDLSSEDTHARKGDEANVSTVTSMSVSTPVYQTSTGQYIAIAPNGPLQLNSLGAESMQGLQAITNAGGTPLLQYMQTSDGQQILVPSNQVVVQTASGDMQTYQIRSTPTTTSLPQTVVMTSPVSLTSQSAKTDDPQLKREIRLMKNREAARECRRKKKEYVKCLENRVAVLENQNKTLIEELKTLKDLYCHKNV is encoded by the exons ATGGGAGAGAGCGAGCCTCCCTGGCGGGGCCTAGGCCTGCGATGCTGCCAGAGGCTGCTCCCGCTTGCTGAgggccacttcctcctcctcctcctcctcctccagctcctgtGGGCGCAGCGAGACCACGAGGCCGAGGCGACGCCG AGACGGAAGGCAGCCCAAGGGACTCCCAGGCAAAGACACCCCACACACACCTCCAGCCTCTGCGGAGGAGGAAGACCTGGCCCTGGACCCAAAGGGCCTCTGCACACACGGCTTTTTAGGCCTGCATGCCTGGGTATTATAAAGCGTTTTTCAG AGCGTTT TAGGCAGAGTATGGAAGAAGCACACAAAAACAGTAACAATTCAGCAGCTTCCCCACAAACAGCATCGTTACAAGGTACCACTCTCCAGGCAACTCAGCTTTCTCGTGTTTCTCAACAG gTGTCTTTGTCAGAGAGTGAGGATTCGCAAGATTCCTCAGATAGTATAGACTCTTCACAGAAAGCCAGAGGTATTCTAGCACGCCGTCCATCTTACAG aaaaATTTTGAATGATCTTTCTTCTGAAGATACACATGCTAGGAAAGGAGATGAGGCAAATGTCTCTACTGTCACATCTATGTCTGTCTCTACACCTGTTTACCAGACCAGCACTGGACAATACA TTGCCATTGCCCCAAATGGACCATTACAGCTAAACAGCCTGGGTGCAGAGAGTATGCAGGGTTTGCAGGCAATTACAAATGCTGGTGGGACTCCACTATTGCAGTACATGCAAACATCTGATGGTCAACAGATACTTGTGCCAAGCAACCAGGTAGTAGTGCAAA CAGCATCAGGTGACATGCAGACATACCAGATACGGAGTACACCAACCACCACTTCCCTCCCCCAGACTGTGGTAATGACATCTCCTGTCTCCTTGACATCGCAGTCAGCCAAGACAGATGATCCACAATTGAAACGAGAAATAAGGCTGATGAAAAACAG AGAAGCTGCTCGTGAGTGCCGTAGAAAGAAGAAGGAATACGTCAAATGTCTTGAAAATCGAGTTGCTGTTCTTGAAAACCAGAATAAAACTCTAATTGAAGAACTAAAAACATTGAAAGATCTTTACTGCCATAAAAATGTGTAA
- the ATF1 gene encoding cyclic AMP-dependent transcription factor ATF-1 isoform X7: MGESEPPWRGLGLRCCQRLLPLAEGHFLLLLLLLQLLWAQRDHEAEATPVSLSESEDSQDSSDSIDSSQKARGILARRPSYRKILNDLSSEDTHARKGDEANVSTVTSMSVSTPVYQTSTGQYIAIAPNGPLQLNSLGAESMQGLQAITNAGGTPLLQYMQTSDGQQILVPSNQVVVQTASGDMQTYQIRSTPTTTSLPQTVVMTSPVSLTSQSAKTDDPQLKREIRLMKNREAARECRRKKKEYVKCLENRVAVLENQNKTLIEELKTLKDLYCHKNV, encoded by the exons ATGGGAGAGAGCGAGCCTCCCTGGCGGGGCCTAGGCCTGCGATGCTGCCAGAGGCTGCTCCCGCTTGCTGAgggccacttcctcctcctcctcctcctcctccagctcctgtGGGCGCAGCGAGACCACGAGGCCGAGGCGACGCCG gTGTCTTTGTCAGAGAGTGAGGATTCGCAAGATTCCTCAGATAGTATAGACTCTTCACAGAAAGCCAGAGGTATTCTAGCACGCCGTCCATCTTACAG aaaaATTTTGAATGATCTTTCTTCTGAAGATACACATGCTAGGAAAGGAGATGAGGCAAATGTCTCTACTGTCACATCTATGTCTGTCTCTACACCTGTTTACCAGACCAGCACTGGACAATACA TTGCCATTGCCCCAAATGGACCATTACAGCTAAACAGCCTGGGTGCAGAGAGTATGCAGGGTTTGCAGGCAATTACAAATGCTGGTGGGACTCCACTATTGCAGTACATGCAAACATCTGATGGTCAACAGATACTTGTGCCAAGCAACCAGGTAGTAGTGCAAA CAGCATCAGGTGACATGCAGACATACCAGATACGGAGTACACCAACCACCACTTCCCTCCCCCAGACTGTGGTAATGACATCTCCTGTCTCCTTGACATCGCAGTCAGCCAAGACAGATGATCCACAATTGAAACGAGAAATAAGGCTGATGAAAAACAG AGAAGCTGCTCGTGAGTGCCGTAGAAAGAAGAAGGAATACGTCAAATGTCTTGAAAATCGAGTTGCTGTTCTTGAAAACCAGAATAAAACTCTAATTGAAGAACTAAAAACATTGAAAGATCTTTACTGCCATAAAAATGTGTAA
- the ATF1 gene encoding cyclic AMP-dependent transcription factor ATF-1 isoform X9 — MEEAHKNSNNSAASPQTASLQGTTLQATQLSRVSQQVSLSESEDSQDSSDSIDSSQKARGILARRPSYRKILNDLSSEDTHARKGDEANVSTVTSMSVSTPVYQTSTGQYIAIAPNGPLQLNSLGAESMQGLQAITNAGGTPLLQYMQTSDGQQILVPSNQVVVQTASGDMQTYQIRSTPTTTSLPQTVVMTSPVSLTSQSAKTDDPQLKREIRLMKNREAARECRRKKKEYVKCLENRVAVLENQNKTLIEELKTLKDLYCHKNV, encoded by the exons ATGGAAGAAGCACACAAAAACAGTAACAATTCAGCAGCTTCCCCACAAACAGCATCGTTACAAGGTACCACTCTCCAGGCAACTCAGCTTTCTCGTGTTTCTCAACAG gTGTCTTTGTCAGAGAGTGAGGATTCGCAAGATTCCTCAGATAGTATAGACTCTTCACAGAAAGCCAGAGGTATTCTAGCACGCCGTCCATCTTACAG aaaaATTTTGAATGATCTTTCTTCTGAAGATACACATGCTAGGAAAGGAGATGAGGCAAATGTCTCTACTGTCACATCTATGTCTGTCTCTACACCTGTTTACCAGACCAGCACTGGACAATACA TTGCCATTGCCCCAAATGGACCATTACAGCTAAACAGCCTGGGTGCAGAGAGTATGCAGGGTTTGCAGGCAATTACAAATGCTGGTGGGACTCCACTATTGCAGTACATGCAAACATCTGATGGTCAACAGATACTTGTGCCAAGCAACCAGGTAGTAGTGCAAA CAGCATCAGGTGACATGCAGACATACCAGATACGGAGTACACCAACCACCACTTCCCTCCCCCAGACTGTGGTAATGACATCTCCTGTCTCCTTGACATCGCAGTCAGCCAAGACAGATGATCCACAATTGAAACGAGAAATAAGGCTGATGAAAAACAG AGAAGCTGCTCGTGAGTGCCGTAGAAAGAAGAAGGAATACGTCAAATGTCTTGAAAATCGAGTTGCTGTTCTTGAAAACCAGAATAAAACTCTAATTGAAGAACTAAAAACATTGAAAGATCTTTACTGCCATAAAAATGTGTAA
- the ATF1 gene encoding cyclic AMP-dependent transcription factor ATF-1 isoform X1, translating into MGESEPPWRGLGLRCCQRLLPLAEGHFLLLLLLLQLLWAQRDHEAEATPRRKAAQGTPRQRHPTHTSSLCGGGRPGPGPKGPLHTRLFRPACLGIIKRFSERFRQSMEEAHKNSNNSAASPQTASLQGTTLQATQLSRVSQQMSLRGPTPLAAFTKSVHLCGDQVQGVIHAAQTSSVIHSPQGQSVQVSLSESEDSQDSSDSIDSSQKARGILARRPSYRKILNDLSSEDTHARKGDEANVSTVTSMSVSTPVYQTSTGQYIAIAPNGPLQLNSLGAESMQGLQAITNAGGTPLLQYMQTSDGQQILVPSNQVVVQTASGDMQTYQIRSTPTTTSLPQTVVMTSPVSLTSQSAKTDDPQLKREIRLMKNREAARECRRKKKEYVKCLENRVAVLENQNKTLIEELKTLKDLYCHKNV; encoded by the exons ATGGGAGAGAGCGAGCCTCCCTGGCGGGGCCTAGGCCTGCGATGCTGCCAGAGGCTGCTCCCGCTTGCTGAgggccacttcctcctcctcctcctcctcctccagctcctgtGGGCGCAGCGAGACCACGAGGCCGAGGCGACGCCG AGACGGAAGGCAGCCCAAGGGACTCCCAGGCAAAGACACCCCACACACACCTCCAGCCTCTGCGGAGGAGGAAGACCTGGCCCTGGACCCAAAGGGCCTCTGCACACACGGCTTTTTAGGCCTGCATGCCTGGGTATTATAAAGCGTTTTTCAG AGCGTTT TAGGCAGAGTATGGAAGAAGCACACAAAAACAGTAACAATTCAGCAGCTTCCCCACAAACAGCATCGTTACAAGGTACCACTCTCCAGGCAACTCAGCTTTCTCGTGTTTCTCAACAG ATGTCCCTTAGAGGTCCAACTCCTTTGGCAGCTTTCACAAAATCTGTGCACCTTTGTGGTGATCAAGTCCAGGGAGTCATTCATGCAGCTCAGACCTCCTCTGTCATTCACTCACCACAAGGGCAATCAGTGCAG gTGTCTTTGTCAGAGAGTGAGGATTCGCAAGATTCCTCAGATAGTATAGACTCTTCACAGAAAGCCAGAGGTATTCTAGCACGCCGTCCATCTTACAG aaaaATTTTGAATGATCTTTCTTCTGAAGATACACATGCTAGGAAAGGAGATGAGGCAAATGTCTCTACTGTCACATCTATGTCTGTCTCTACACCTGTTTACCAGACCAGCACTGGACAATACA TTGCCATTGCCCCAAATGGACCATTACAGCTAAACAGCCTGGGTGCAGAGAGTATGCAGGGTTTGCAGGCAATTACAAATGCTGGTGGGACTCCACTATTGCAGTACATGCAAACATCTGATGGTCAACAGATACTTGTGCCAAGCAACCAGGTAGTAGTGCAAA CAGCATCAGGTGACATGCAGACATACCAGATACGGAGTACACCAACCACCACTTCCCTCCCCCAGACTGTGGTAATGACATCTCCTGTCTCCTTGACATCGCAGTCAGCCAAGACAGATGATCCACAATTGAAACGAGAAATAAGGCTGATGAAAAACAG AGAAGCTGCTCGTGAGTGCCGTAGAAAGAAGAAGGAATACGTCAAATGTCTTGAAAATCGAGTTGCTGTTCTTGAAAACCAGAATAAAACTCTAATTGAAGAACTAAAAACATTGAAAGATCTTTACTGCCATAAAAATGTGTAA